One genomic region from Pseudoduganella lutea encodes:
- a CDS encoding acetylxylan esterase, with translation MTRHSFRLLAIAALVAACHVPVTVAAASSEVRLLNAAPAASPLAVTLDRPDWTYKTGDRATVRIRLDVQPYPAEGIPVRYRLGPDMLEGPERTILVPKEGVSLPVPAQAQPGFVRAIVEATVDGKQVKASATAAFSPLDIRPVQAEPADFDAFWAAQKEQLAKVDPQWTLAPAPDLSTATVEVSYLHYQNVGQGGRPTRIYGVLAVPRAEGRYPAVLHVPGAGVRGYKGAVDLAEQGAITLQIGIHGIPVNLPDELYEQLRYGALESYNRYNLDDRDTYYYRRVYLGALRGLDYLAQHPKWDGATLVTQGGSQGGQLAIVTAALDRRVTATVASYPAYADVTGYLAGRAGGWPGLFRKDDAGNAKDQPLAPKVKTTGYYDTVNFAKRLRAPVLFYAGYNDTVTPPTSTFAVYNVIPAPREIVIEPEQVHLTSAAHGTTQQRWILRQAGKR, from the coding sequence ATGACCCGTCATTCCTTCCGCCTGCTCGCCATCGCCGCACTGGTCGCGGCATGCCACGTTCCCGTCACCGTCGCCGCGGCGTCGTCCGAAGTCCGCCTGCTGAACGCGGCACCCGCCGCAAGCCCCCTGGCTGTCACGCTGGACCGCCCCGACTGGACCTACAAGACCGGCGACCGCGCCACTGTGCGTATCCGCCTGGACGTGCAGCCGTACCCCGCAGAAGGCATCCCGGTTCGCTACCGCCTGGGCCCGGACATGCTGGAAGGACCGGAGCGCACGATCCTGGTGCCGAAGGAAGGTGTGTCGTTGCCTGTGCCTGCCCAGGCGCAGCCTGGCTTCGTGCGGGCGATCGTCGAAGCGACGGTCGACGGCAAGCAGGTGAAAGCCAGCGCCACCGCGGCATTCAGCCCGCTGGACATCCGCCCCGTGCAGGCCGAGCCAGCCGACTTCGACGCCTTCTGGGCCGCGCAGAAGGAACAGCTGGCCAAGGTCGATCCGCAGTGGACGCTGGCCCCCGCCCCGGACCTGTCGACCGCGACCGTCGAAGTCTCGTACCTCCACTACCAGAACGTGGGCCAGGGCGGCCGGCCAACCCGGATCTATGGCGTGCTGGCCGTACCGCGCGCCGAGGGCAGGTATCCGGCCGTGCTGCACGTGCCGGGCGCCGGCGTGCGCGGCTACAAGGGCGCCGTCGACCTGGCCGAACAGGGTGCGATCACCCTGCAGATCGGCATCCACGGCATCCCCGTCAACCTGCCGGACGAACTGTATGAACAGCTGCGCTACGGCGCGCTGGAGAGCTACAACCGCTACAACCTGGACGACCGCGACACGTATTACTATCGCCGCGTGTACCTGGGCGCGCTGCGCGGGCTCGATTACCTCGCGCAGCACCCGAAGTGGGACGGTGCAACGCTCGTCACGCAAGGGGGCAGCCAGGGCGGCCAGCTGGCCATCGTGACCGCCGCGCTGGACCGGCGCGTCACGGCCACGGTCGCCTCATATCCCGCGTACGCGGATGTCACCGGCTACCTGGCTGGCCGGGCAGGCGGCTGGCCGGGGTTGTTCCGGAAAGACGATGCCGGCAACGCGAAGGACCAGCCCCTGGCGCCGAAAGTGAAGACCACGGGCTACTACGACACCGTGAATTTCGCGAAACGGCTGCGCGCCCCGGTGCTGTTCTACGCCGGCTACAACGACACCGTCACGCCGCCTACTTCCACGTTCGCCGTCTATAACGTGATTCCTGCGCCGCGCGAGATCGTGATCGAGCCGGAACAGGTGCACCTGACGTCCGCCGCCCACGGCACGACGCAGCAGCGGTGGATCCTGCGGCAGGCCGGAAAGCGCTGA